A window of Agrobacterium tumefaciens contains these coding sequences:
- a CDS encoding glutathione S-transferase family protein — protein MIDLYTWITPNGLKISIALEELGLPYVSHAIDIEKGEQFAADYIRINPGSKIPAIIDNDNSTVLTESNAILLYLAEKVGRLLPASSAEQLIVTEWLMWQAANLGPTLGYAHYFLTYHSGEAPFAETRFAADVERLYRTLNNRLTDREYVAGDFSIADIAIWPWVSRFARHKINLDDFPSVQRWYRRLGERETFQRGYRVPFSTADIPGL, from the coding sequence ATGATCGACCTTTACACCTGGATTACGCCGAACGGCCTTAAAATCTCGATTGCACTGGAAGAACTTGGCCTGCCCTATGTCAGCCACGCCATAGACATCGAAAAGGGCGAGCAATTCGCGGCTGATTATATCCGCATCAATCCCGGCTCGAAAATTCCAGCAATCATCGACAATGACAACAGCACCGTCCTGACGGAATCAAACGCGATCCTCCTCTATCTCGCCGAAAAGGTCGGGCGGCTTCTGCCCGCCTCTAGCGCTGAGCAGCTGATCGTGACCGAATGGCTGATGTGGCAGGCCGCCAATCTCGGCCCGACACTCGGTTATGCCCATTATTTCCTGACTTATCATTCCGGAGAGGCGCCCTTTGCTGAGACGCGTTTTGCAGCCGATGTCGAGCGTCTCTACCGAACATTGAACAACCGTTTAACAGACAGGGAATATGTGGCCGGCGATTTTTCCATTGCCGATATTGCCATATGGCCGTGGGTCTCGCGTTTCGCACGCCATAAAATCAACCTCGATGATTTTCCCTCGGTACAGCGATGGTATCGCCGGCTTGGAGAACGCGAAACTTTCCAGCGTGGTTACCGCGTCCCCTTCTCAACGGCGGACATACCGGGACTTTAG